A DNA window from Helianthus annuus cultivar XRQ/B chromosome 15, HanXRQr2.0-SUNRISE, whole genome shotgun sequence contains the following coding sequences:
- the LOC110913125 gene encoding uncharacterized protein LOC110913125, protein MDAPPQSPAFDPYAYRSPQVPSTRGNVERPLPIDEDDEDDEVVPETQNLGDDDEDDEYNVDEDAGNEEDEAREKKGKTVSEKWTKEQEEALAKAWVHCSTNKKKGNQQSRESFWGKILEHFNKTIGGSNRTVHQVRSKWNPMHAKINFFNGLYQQADRTRASGCQDLDVMKVALKEFKERFPSGFQHIEAWEVVRKHEKWAQVPLMGEEGEGSAHKRKPVDVDFSIPDMNEDPSPQRAQRRDKRQATSSEGSSAELAAQFKVYTAMKEAKQAVELEAIELRKKRESEARELISVQIETMKNYNYDRDMKTFLKPHDDVPPSMLPIILARKREIANKYGWPCDF, encoded by the exons atggacgctcctcctcaatcccccgccttcgacccatatgCTTATCGTTCTCCACAagttccttctacacgaggaaatgtcgaacgtcctctacctattGACGAGGACGACGAGGACGAtgaggtagtgcccgaaactcaaaatttgggcgacgacGACGAGGACGACGAATATAATGTGGACGAAGACGCGGGCAACGAAGAAGACGAGGCTCGAGAAAAAAAAGGGAAAACGGTGAGCGAAAAATGGACAAAAgaacaagaagaggcgttggcgaaggcgtgggtacattgtTCTACCAACAAAAAAAAGGGCAATCAACAAAGTCGCGAAAGTTTTTGGGGTAAAATTTTAGAGCACTTTAACAAAACTATcggtggaagtaaccggaccgttcatcaagtacggtctaaatggaacccgatgcatgcgaaaataaactttttcaacggcctataccaacaagcg gatcgcacacgagcAAGCGGATGTCAAGATCTCGACGTGATGAAAGTcgcgttaaaagaatttaaagaaaGATTTCCAAGCGGTTTTCAACACATCGAggcgtgggaggtcgttcgaaaacacgagaaatgggcccaagtcccattgaTGGGCGAGGAAGGTGAAGGTTCGGCACATAAAAGAAAGCCGGTTGACGTAGACTTTTCAATACCGGATATGAACGAAGATCCCTCGCCACAAAGAgcacaacggcgagacaagcgtcaagctacatcgtccgagggaagctcggccgagttggcggcacaattcaaagtgtacaccgccatgaaagaagcgaagcaagcggtagaattggaggcgatcgaattgaggaaaaaaagagagtcggaggctcgcgagctaATATCGGTACAAATcgagacgatgaaaaactacaattacgatcgagatatgaaaacctTCCTTAAGCCGCATGACGATGTTCCGCCAAGTATGTTGCCGATCATCCTAGCCCGAAAGCGAgaaatcgctaacaagtacgggtggccatgcgatttctag
- the LOC110910051 gene encoding cell division cycle 20.5, cofactor of APC complex-like, with the protein MGGNLTLDSEGRPFRMLVFRGSPKSSRKSIRYVDEIRRSNEDNFKNKNHISQQRKLPKKETKILDAPFIQDDFYMNVMDWGKNNILAVALGQELYLWNPVNEDTYRLLRTENLNDPPSSLSWSHDGKTLAVGLSQSHIQLFDAQTSKLINRLEGHHVVATSWNGHILTSGSGKAILNHDVRVRNSLVSRLKAHRMLIAS; encoded by the exons ATGGGGGGAAATTTGACTCTGGATAGTGAAGGAAGACCATTTAGAATGCTTGTTTTTAGAGGAAGCCCGAAATCAAGTAGAAAATCGATTCGATATGTTGATGAAATTAGGCGTAGCAATGAAGACAATTTCAAAAACAAGAATCACATTAGCCAACAAAGAAAATTACCCAAG AAGGAAACCAAAATACTAGATGCACCTTTCATTCAGGACGATTTCTACATGAACGTAATGGATTGGGGGAAGAACAACATTCTCGCAGTTGCTTTGGGACAAGAATTGTACCTTTGGAACCCGGTGAATGAAGACACATATCGTCTACTTAGAACCGAGAATTTAAATGACCCTCCGTCCAGTCTTTCATGGTCTCACGATGGCAAAACACTCGCGGTTGGTCTTTCACAATCACATATTCAGCTTTTCGACGCGCAAACTAGCAAACTTATAAACAGACTAGAAGGTCATCATGTAGTTGCAACTTCATGGAATGGCCACATTTTAACATCAGGCAGTGGCAAAGCCATTTTGAACCATGATG TGAGGGTTAGAAACAGTTTGGTGTCGCGTTTAAAGGCGCACAGGATGCTTATCGC CAGCTAA
- the LOC110910052 gene encoding probable pre-mRNA-splicing factor ATP-dependent RNA helicase DEAH2 produces the protein MGTERKRKVSLFDVVDDSSTAKLNKANGGAAVHGVDGMPVVNRWNLRSYSQRYYDILEKRKTLPVWHQKEEFLKALRENQTLILVGETGSGKTTQIPQFVLEAVELESADKRRKFMVGCTQPRRVAAMSVSRRVAEEMDVTIGEEVGYSIRFEDCSSAKTVLKYLTDGMLLREAMTDPLLERYKVIILDEAHERTLATDVLFGLLKEVLKNRPDLKLVVMSATLEAEKFQGYFFGAPLMKVPGRLHPVEIFYTQEPERDYLEAAIRTVVQIHMCEPPGDILVFLTGEEEIEDACRKITKEVGNLGDQVGPVKVVPLYSTLPPAMQQKIFEPAPAPLTEGGPAGRKIVISTNIAETSLTIDGIVYVIDPGFAKQKVYNPRVRVESLLVSPISKASAHQRSGRAGRTQPGKCFRLYTEKSFNNDLQPQTYPEILRSNLANTVLTLKKLGIDDLVHFDFMDPPAPETLMRALEVLNYLGALDDEGNLTKLGEIMSEFPLDPQMGKMLVVSPEFKCSNEILSIAAMLSVPNCFVRPREAQKAADEAKARFGHVDGDHLTLLNVYHAYKQNNDDQSWCYENFVNHRAMKSADNVRQQLARIMARFNLKLCSTDFNSRDYYVNIRKAMLAGYFMQVAHLERTGHYLTVKDNQVVHLHPSNCLDRKPEWVIYNEYVLTSRNFIRTVSEVRGEWIVDIAPHYYDLENFPNCEAKRALEKLYKKREKDKDESRNRR, from the exons ATGGGCACAGAACGGAAGAGAAAGGTGAGTCTGTTCGACGTCGTGGACGATTCATCAACGGCGAAATTGAACAAAGCGAACGGCGGAGCCGCCGTTCACGGCGTTGACGGTATGCCGGTGGTGAACAGGTGGAATCTACGCTCGTACTCGCAGCGGTATTACGATATCTTGGAGAAGAGGAAAACTTTGCCGGTTTGGCATCAGAAAGAGGAGTTTCTTAAGGCGTTGAGGGAGAATCAAACCCTAATTTTGGTCGGTGAGACCGGTAGTGGTAAAACTACTCAG ATTCCTCAATTTGTTTTGGAAGCTGTTGAGTTAGAGAGTGCGGATAAACGTAGGAAGTTCATGGTGGGATGCACGCAGCCTCGTAGGGTGGCTGCAATGTCTGTTTCCAGGAGAGTTGCGGAGGAAATGGATGTTACGATTGGAGAAGAAGTCGGTTACAGCATCCGGTTTGAAGATTGCAGCAGCGCAAAAACTGTCTTGAA GTACTTGACAGACGGTATGCTATTACGAGAAGCAATGACCGACCCACTTCTAGAAAGGTATAAAGTGATAATTCTTGATGAAGCCCACGAAAGAACATTGGCTACTGATGTTCTATTCGGGCTCTTAAAAGAAGTGCTGAAAAACAGGCCTGATCTAAAGCTAGTTGTTATGAGTGCTACTCTCGAAGCCGAAAAGTTTCAGGGTTATTTCTTCGGTGCACCGTTAATGAAAGTTCCGGGCCGACTTCACCCTGTGGAGATCTTTTACACTCAAGAGCCCGAACGCGACTATCTTGAAGCAGCAATTCGAACCGTTGTACAAATTCACATGTGTGAGCCACCTGGCGATATCCTTGTTTTCCTCACCGGTGAAGAAGAAATTGAAGACGCCTGTCGAAAAATAACGAAAGAAGTCGGTAATTTAGGAGACCAGGTGGGGCCCGTGAAAGTGGTTCCACTTTATTCAACTCTCCCACCAGCTATGCAGCAGAAGATATTTGAGCCCGCTCCAGCTCCGTTAACTGAAGGTGGGCCTGCGGGCCGGAAGATTGTGATTTCAACAAACATTGCTGAAACGTCTTTAACCATAGACGGGATAGTTTACGTTATCGACCCGGGGTTCGCAAAGCAGAAAGTTTATAACCCGCGTGTTCGAGTTGAGTCGTTATTAGTGTCCCCAATATCAAAGGCGAGTGCCCACCAGAGATCGGGTCGAGCTGGGAGAACACAACCCGGGAAATGTTTCAGATTATACACCGAGAAAAGTTTTAATAACGATCTACAACCACAGACGTACCCCGAGATTCTTCGATCTAATTTAGCGAATACGGTACTTACGTTGAAGAAACTTGGTATTGATGATCTCGTTCATTTTGATTTTATGGACCCACCTGCTCCTGAAACTTTGATGCGGGCTCTAGAGGTTTTGAATTACTTGGGAGCGTTGGATGATGAAGGAAATTTGACTAAATTGGGTGAAATTATGAGTGAATTCCCATTAGATCCTCAGATGGGAAAGATGCTTGTTGTTAGCCCTGAATTTAAATGTTCGAATGAAATCCTTTCAATCGCCGCAATGCTATCAG TACCCAATTGCTTTGTTCGGCCCCGAGAAGCCCAGAAGGCTGCTGACGAGGCTAAAGCACGATTTGGACACGTTGACGGGGACCACCTCACGCTCTTGAATGTATATCATGCCTACAAACAGAATA ACGATGATCAATCATGGTGTTATGAGAACTTTGTGAATCACCGGGCCATGAAATCTGCAGACAACGTGAGGCAGCAGTTAGCCCGTATTATGGCCCGTTTCAACCTGAAGCTATGCAGCACGGATTTCAACAGCCGTGATTATTACGTCAACATCAGAAAAGCTATGTTAGCAGGGTATTTTATGCAGGTTGCCCACCTGGAGCGCACCGGACATTATTTGACTGTTAAAGATAATCAA GTGGTTCATTTGCACCCGTCAAATTGTTTGGATCGTAAGCCGGAGTGGGTGATTTACAATGAATATGTGTTGACTAGCAGGAATTTCATACGCACTGTTTCAGAAGTTCGTGGTGAATG